A genomic region of Catalinimonas niigatensis contains the following coding sequences:
- a CDS encoding type III pantothenate kinase, with protein sequence MLLAIDIGNSNIAFGIYGAGWQHRWRLNTVADKTSDEYQVLFRSLISNHDYSLEHIKQVVISSVVPPLSPTFLHMVRNMFGVEPLLINAKTDTGISVKIDNPLEIGSDLLTNAVAGYVKYQDNCIVVDFGTALSITVVGKTGVLLGASIAPGIKSAMKALSSNTAQLPFVQLEAPPSVIGKNTIHAIQSGVVLGYVGLVESLIKKIKGELGEPVKVIATGGLAEVIAPLTDQFDALDPWLTLEGLRLIAEKNKQESA encoded by the coding sequence ATGTTATTAGCAATTGACATCGGTAACTCAAATATTGCTTTTGGAATCTATGGTGCTGGCTGGCAACATCGCTGGCGATTAAATACAGTGGCTGACAAAACTTCAGATGAGTATCAAGTCTTGTTCCGCTCCCTGATTTCCAATCATGACTACAGTCTTGAGCACATAAAGCAAGTAGTCATCAGCAGTGTGGTTCCGCCGCTTAGCCCAACTTTCCTGCATATGGTCCGCAATATGTTTGGCGTAGAGCCTTTACTGATAAATGCTAAAACTGATACCGGAATATCGGTGAAAATTGACAATCCGCTGGAAATCGGCTCTGATCTACTGACCAATGCGGTAGCAGGATATGTTAAATACCAAGACAACTGTATTGTTGTAGATTTTGGAACGGCTCTGTCCATTACTGTCGTTGGAAAAACGGGGGTGCTGCTGGGTGCTTCCATCGCTCCTGGTATTAAGTCTGCTATGAAAGCCCTTTCTTCCAATACCGCCCAATTGCCTTTTGTACAGTTGGAAGCACCTCCTTCAGTGATTGGCAAAAATACCATCCATGCGATACAATCAGGAGTGGTATTGGGATATGTAGGCTTGGTAGAATCATTGATCAAAAAAATTAAAGGAGAATTGGGTGAACCTGTTAAGGTCATTGCCACCGGAGGGTTAGCAGAAGTCATTGCACCCCTGACCGATCAATTTGATGCACTAGATCCCTGGCTTACGCTGGAAGGTTTAAGACTCATTGCAGAAAAAAACAAACAGGAAAGCGCCTGA
- a CDS encoding FKBP-type peptidyl-prolyl cis-trans isomerase: MLIEENHIVTMSYELRDGDASGNLMEVMDIAYPFIFFYKSEGMLNDFQENLRGLASGETFEFVLSEEQAYGSHKNANIATIPIERFVVDNEMSDSIRDVGEYVAVTDEQGHTQNGKVVEKTATHLRVDLNHAMAGKNLHFKGRILNIRKATADEVIQKRYIMSDGIRF, translated from the coding sequence ATGCTGATAGAAGAAAATCATATTGTTACGATGAGTTATGAGCTAAGGGATGGTGATGCCTCAGGAAACCTGATGGAAGTAATGGATATTGCTTACCCTTTTATATTCTTTTATAAATCAGAGGGTATGTTGAATGACTTTCAGGAAAATTTGAGAGGACTGGCTTCCGGGGAAACATTTGAATTTGTCTTGTCTGAAGAGCAGGCTTACGGTTCTCATAAAAATGCGAACATAGCTACTATTCCTATTGAACGTTTTGTAGTAGATAATGAGATGTCAGACTCCATTCGGGATGTAGGCGAATATGTGGCAGTGACTGATGAGCAGGGACATACGCAAAATGGAAAAGTAGTTGAGAAAACCGCTACTCACCTCAGAGTAGATCTTAACCATGCCATGGCGGGGAAAAATCTTCATTTTAAAGGTAGAATACTGAACATTCGGAAAGCTACTGCTGATGAAGTGATTCAAAAAAGATACATCATGTCCGATGGAATCCGATTTTAG